A DNA window from Chloroflexota bacterium contains the following coding sequences:
- a CDS encoding ATP-binding protein — protein MSQILSPPPPEPFTIERYVEDHRADDIEPIIAEKIRAWEQNTLSAPFDRIIPVAGSPGIGKTWLLRYLSHTHQGIYIDLEERHQFATSPAYINHVHEQIHSTPDRQRRGYLLLIDHVPALRNEELLLDFEDRVLRSHIRGHSLVIMAQQHPLRWCWSGDIPHPIPLILHGFTEAGWKRQVKQLAASLLPKIKKLLDGTEHSPYLITLLCRNNGDIGSAVEQFLTYWATRVGYPIAQGEVQRELSLASTLACMADPEDDEQLSTVLDQIGCKESPFYIRLRMLLRRWWAREPGKSGYVWSEPARHALRAWLRAEKPGLYQQLGCGRSL, from the coding sequence ATGTCTCAGATCCTATCTCCTCCCCCACCCGAACCTTTCACAATCGAACGCTACGTAGAAGATCATCGCGCGGACGACATCGAGCCGATCATCGCAGAAAAAATCCGGGCGTGGGAGCAGAACACCCTCTCCGCCCCATTCGACCGGATTATCCCCGTGGCGGGCTCTCCCGGCATTGGGAAGACCTGGCTCCTTCGCTATCTGAGCCATACACACCAGGGCATTTACATCGACCTGGAAGAGCGACATCAGTTTGCAACCTCACCCGCATACATCAACCACGTTCATGAACAAATCCATAGCACGCCAGACCGTCAACGGCGGGGATATCTTCTCCTGATCGATCATGTGCCGGCACTCCGAAATGAGGAGCTGCTACTCGACTTCGAGGATAGAGTCCTGCGGTCACATATTCGCGGCCATTCCCTTGTAATCATGGCCCAACAACATCCCCTGCGATGGTGCTGGAGTGGGGACATACCTCACCCTATCCCACTCATTCTACACGGATTTACCGAAGCCGGCTGGAAACGGCAGGTCAAGCAGCTAGCGGCTTCTCTATTACCTAAAATCAAAAAATTGTTGGACGGGACAGAGCACTCCCCATATTTGATCACCTTGCTCTGCCGGAACAATGGCGATATCGGCAGCGCCGTTGAACAGTTCCTAACCTACTGGGCCACACGTGTCGGATACCCTATCGCACAGGGCGAAGTCCAAAGAGAATTGAGTCTGGCTTCCACACTGGCCTGTATGGCCGATCCGGAAGACGATGAACAGCTGTCAACAGTGCTCGATCAGATCGGCTGCAAAGAGAGCCCATTTTACATCCGCCTGCGAATGCTTCTCCGGAGATGGTGGGCCCGGGAGCCGGGCAAGAGTGGATACGTCTGGTCAGAGCCAGCCCGTCACGCGTTGAGAGCATGGCTTCGAGCAGAGAAACCGGGTTTGTACCAACAGCTTGGCTGCGGGAGGTCCTTATGA
- a CDS encoding class I SAM-dependent methyltransferase produces the protein MAQRTAGEEKAATLGHPSYVWRFGQDRRLNLIRKWAPLEGKRVLDVGCGLGMYMRKMRAFTPAVYGVEIDLERAVEAGRALSLVACAAAEGLPFPDASFDVVLSHEMIEHVQDDRRTVAEAIRVLRPGGRLVLFCPNRLYLFETHGHYWRGRYHEGNTPFINWLPNSLRDRLAPHVRAYTRGGLRRLFDGLPVRIVHHTQIYPGYDNIVYARPRLGWLLRRITYAFEQTPLRAFGLSHFLVAERLAD, from the coding sequence ATGGCGCAAAGGACTGCCGGAGAGGAGAAGGCGGCGACGCTGGGACATCCCAGCTATGTGTGGCGCTTTGGGCAGGACCGGCGGCTGAACCTGATCCGGAAGTGGGCGCCGTTGGAGGGGAAACGGGTCCTGGACGTGGGGTGCGGCTTGGGGATGTACATGCGGAAGATGCGGGCCTTCACTCCCGCCGTGTATGGCGTGGAGATTGATCTGGAGCGGGCGGTGGAGGCCGGCCGGGCGCTTTCCCTGGTCGCCTGTGCCGCCGCTGAGGGGCTGCCCTTCCCGGACGCCTCGTTCGACGTGGTCCTCTCCCACGAGATGATCGAGCACGTGCAGGATGACCGTCGGACGGTGGCCGAGGCGATCCGCGTGCTGCGCCCGGGCGGCCGATTGGTGCTCTTCTGCCCCAACCGGCTGTACCTTTTCGAGACACATGGCCATTACTGGCGCGGCCGCTATCACGAGGGGAACACGCCGTTCATCAACTGGCTCCCCAATTCGCTGCGCGATCGATTGGCGCCGCACGTTCGGGCCTACACACGTGGCGGGCTTCGGCGGCTGTTCGACGGTCTGCCCGTCCGCATCGTCCATCATACGCAGATCTACCCCGGGTACGACAACATCGTTTACGCCCGGCCGCGGCTGGGCTGGCTGCTGCGCCGCATCACCTACGCGTTCGAGCAGACGCCTTTGCGAGCGTTCGGCCTATCCCACTTCCTGGTGGCGGAGCGGCTGGCGGATTGA
- a CDS encoding SDR family NAD(P)-dependent oxidoreductase, with the protein MVTGAAGFIGSHLAERLVAEGYRVVGVDCFTDYYPRAVKEQNVAQLRRSDRFTLVEADLRTAELEPLLDGVEVIFHNAAMPGLMRSWTEFDEYMTCNLLATQRLLEAVRRVGVRHFIHASTSSVYGRDSSGDETRPTRPISPYGITKLAAEHLVRAYGENFGVPYTILRYFSIYGPRQRPDMGYYIFIDAILRGKPITLFGDGEQSRGNTYVLDCVEANLAAMRHGPTGDVFNIGGGEEITLNRLIAKLEALIGREAIVRRGPPRPGEQRRALADIRKAQTVLGWSPRVGLDEGLRAQIAWQRSRIQGRV; encoded by the coding sequence ATGGTGACCGGCGCGGCTGGCTTCATCGGCTCGCATCTGGCGGAGCGGTTGGTCGCTGAGGGGTATCGCGTCGTCGGCGTGGACTGCTTCACCGATTATTACCCTCGCGCCGTCAAGGAGCAGAACGTCGCCCAACTGCGGCGATCCGATCGCTTCACCCTGGTGGAGGCCGATCTGCGCACGGCGGAGCTGGAGCCTTTGCTGGACGGCGTGGAGGTGATCTTTCACAACGCGGCCATGCCCGGCCTCATGCGGAGCTGGACCGAGTTCGACGAGTACATGACATGCAATCTGCTGGCGACGCAGCGGCTGCTGGAGGCCGTCCGCCGCGTGGGTGTCCGGCACTTCATCCACGCCTCGACCTCCTCCGTGTATGGGCGGGACTCCTCCGGTGATGAGACGAGGCCCACCCGCCCCATCTCGCCCTACGGCATCACCAAGCTGGCGGCCGAGCATCTGGTGCGGGCTTACGGGGAGAACTTCGGCGTGCCTTATACCATCCTGCGCTACTTCTCCATCTATGGTCCTCGTCAGCGGCCGGATATGGGGTACTACATCTTCATCGATGCCATCCTGCGAGGGAAGCCCATCACCCTCTTCGGCGACGGGGAGCAATCCCGGGGCAACACGTACGTTCTGGACTGTGTGGAGGCCAATCTGGCAGCTATGCGGCACGGGCCGACGGGGGACGTGTTCAACATTGGTGGCGGGGAGGAGATCACGCTGAACCGGCTGATCGCCAAGCTGGAGGCGCTCATCGGGCGGGAGGCGATCGTCCGGCGTGGCCCGCCCCGGCCGGGGGAGCAGCGCCGCGCGCTGGCCGATATCCGCAAGGCGCAGACGGTGTTGGGATGGTCGCCCCGGGTCGGCCTGGACGAGGGGCTGCGAGCTCAGATCGCCTGGCAGCGAAGCAGGATTCAGGGGCGGGTATGA